TTTACAACTCACACTATATATATCAGGAGGTTATAGGATGAAATATGGTATAGCAATCTTTCCATCAAAAGACATCCAAGATGTAGCTAATTCGTATCGGATGCGTTATGACCCTCATTACGCACTCATTCCACCACATATTACATTGAAGGAAGCGTTTGAGGAAGACGATGAAGACATCGAGAAAGTAGTTAAGGAACTCTCGGAAGTAGCAAAAGAAACAAATCCTTTCTCATTTGCTATTCGTAAGTTAAGTACTTTTTCTCCAGTAACAAATACTATTTATATGAAGGTAGAAGCAAGTGAAGAATTGCAGAACCTTCATGAACGACTAAATAGAACAGACATTCCAAAAGAGGATACATTTAATTTTGTACCTCATATTACCATTGCGCAAAAGCTATCAGATGATGAGCATTCTGATGTTTATGGCAGTCTACAAATGAAGAGTTTTGAATTTGAAGAGCGAATCGATCGTTTTCAATTGCTCTATCAATTAGATAATGGATCATGGACGGTATATGAAACCTTCCGTCTTGGAAAGGGTTAAGCCACGTGAACATTCAACAAACAACAACTGAACAACAAAAAAAGGACGCTTTTTTCGTTCGTCAAAAAGTGTTCGTTGAAGAACAACATGTATCGATGGAAGAAGAAATGGATCAATTCGACGACTATGCTAATCATTTTGTCGGTTATGAACACGATGCTCCCGTAGCTGCGAGTCGGCTTAGGTTTTTAGAAGAATACGGCAAGCTCGAGCGTATTGCTGTGCTGAAAGATTATCGTGGCAATTCATACGGAAAGCAAATGATTCTATTCATGGAAGACTTCGTAAAAGCGGAAGGTTACTCCAAAACCAAACTCAATGCTCAAACAAGAGCGATTAGATTTTATGAATCATTAGGCTACGAGGTTATTTCAGATGAGGAATTTATGGATGCCGGAATTCCCCATAAGACGATGACAAAATCGTTAAGCTAGTGTGTATTCCAATCAACAGAAATGAATAAAACCTAACATCGCATGTGATTTCTATAATGGAAATCACATGCGATTTTTCATGAGATTAGATATATTATTCAAAGTAGGTTAATTGTCGCAAAACATAGTGCCAGAACCCCCACTAGCCTTGTTTCGTTATATATTTCTCCATTCCTAATATTTTTTGTATAACTCCCTCGTCCTATGTCAATGATGGATGTATCAACAAAAAGAAAGGATGGGAGGAGAATGGTGTTTGGTCAGATTTTTGTGGAGACGTTAATCGGCTTTCTTTGCTTATTCGTACTAACCAAATTACTCGGTAAATCGCAAATCACTCAAATTACGGCCTTTGATTTTATTTCTGCTCTTGTTCTTGGGGAATTAGTTGGAAACGCTCTATATGATAAAGAAGTAGGAATCCCGCAAATTTTGTTTGCTGTATTCCTGTGGGGAATCTTGATTTACACTACGGAAATCATCACGCAAAAGGTGAAAAGAACACGCGCCTTGCTGGAAGGTAGTCCCACTATTATTATCTATAAGGGAAAACTCCAAAAAGAAAACTTAACTAAAGGGAAGTTAGATATTAATCAACTTCAACATTTATTACGTGCAAAAGATATTTTTTCATTAAAAGAGGTTGAATATGCCGTCTTAGAAACTAATGGTACCGTGTCCGTTTTGAAAAAATCCTTACAGCAACCAACGACACGGAATGACTTGAATTTGCAACCCGAAACCGTCCCCCTTCCTCGTAGCGTTATCACGGATGGGGAGGTTATATGGGATAACCTTCAAGAAGTTGGGCTGGATGAAGCATGGTTACTTGATCAACTCAAACAAGAACAGATTTCTTCACCGAAGGATGTTCTATATGCTGAATATAAAGAAGGAGAAGCATTGTATGTGGTCCCATACTAAGCTTCTCCTTCTTTGTTATATAGTGTGTGTAGGTTGAAAATATTACTTTTTTTCTTTTTCTTTAATGGTAAACATCCATCGATACTGATGAATTTGATACTCGATTTGTTCTTGTTTCAATAAAGCAATGAGATATGCTGTGATGGCTGTACGGAACAACAACCATTGGGATAACTGATTCACGGTTACCTTAAAGGTTTCACACATGTAAGCAATAATCTCTTCGTGACTTACAAATTCCTGTTCTTGAATGTACTGCTTCAACATGTGTAGGAGTTCATGGTGATAGGCAATATTCGCATCAACTGTTGGATGAAAATCCTCTTCAAATTGCCCATGACCTGGAACAGCACCATCACATCTAATATCTTTCAAGCGATATAGACTTTGAATGGCATGATAGGCATCTGTAAGGAATGGAATTTTATGTTTTATAAGTTGCTCCTCACTAAAGTAAGCATCTCCAGCATACAAACAATCATGAATAAGAATGCCCAATTGGTAATAGCTGTGCCCAGGTAGTAAGTATGTAGTGAAATGAAACCCATCTCGTTCATAAACACCTTCTTGTAGCACTTCATCTATAAAAATCGGTTTCCCTTCTAGAAATTTGTTTCGTAATTCTGGTACAGGATCATTCCCTCCAAATAAATAGAGAGGCTCTAAGGATGGATTGCGTAAGATTGCCTCTTCATAATAAGGAGCAAAGGTATATATAGAACGATCTTGTTGTAAGTAAGACCCACCACCATAATGGTCTGAGTGGGCATGGGTTATAAATAAGTGGGTTACAGGTAGAGCATGTTCATCTAAGTGATTCAGCACTTTCTTCATTGTTTGTGCATCAATACCAGTGTCAATGATCATGCCGGAATCGCCTTTATGGACGTAACCTATGTTCACCGCACCATGAAAATAGTAGCAATAGTCGTTGATTTGTTTAAATTGCATAAGGGTCTACTCCTTCGGCATTTTTTACACACTTTCGTTAAAATGCCGTCCAATTCCTGTTAAGTCAGAGTAAATTTTTTGTCCTTTTCCTGCGTGAGCTGTATTTGGTGTATAAATTTGACTAGGTTTTCGAGAAGTTTGTTGCTTCTCCAGCCGTTCTTCGTATTCTTGAAATTCTTTACGGTCTTCATCTCTTGGTTCGTTTTCACGCAAATTTTCCTCTAAGTCGAGCCTAAAGACAGGATCGACATGAAATGGATCTCGTTTCGGACTCTCAACACGTTCGCGGTAATCATTGTACTGATGATGCGCAATAGGTAAGATGTACCCCATAGTGTATTCCTCCTTATAAATATGATCCTTTATATTACCATTACCCGAATATTACTATAGTTATTCGCCTGAATTGCTTGTTTTCATAGGGATATACGCTAAAACAGGTCTAATGATGGAGCCGCTTACATTTATTATTCGCCTTTATCAGGCAAAAGTCCTTTTTCACGGTGCAGACCCCCACTCCTTTACAGTGGTAGCGCGGTATTAATGCGGGGGTCTAGCACCACAAAAAAGCTTCTTAAGTGCATGACTTAAGAAGCGTTACTCTTCCATTTTCTTCTCTAATTGCTTCATGGCGTTTTCGATGTCATCCATACTTTTTTTAAAGGAAGGTTGCCAATCGTCATGCCACTCGTTAAAATCTTTCTCAAATTTCGCGTGCTTTTTCTCAGGAAATTGAAGCCATTTTTCGTTTCGACCAAGGTGTTTATGAACATCATGAAACGGCTTCATCCAATGAGGTTCGAAGATTCGAATTCTCCCCATTATCGGTTATCCCTTTTTTTCTTACCGCAACCACAGCCACTTTTCTTTTTCAACGGTCTTGGAGAAACGCTTTTCTTTTGGATTGGCTGAGCTTTTTTCTGTATCTTCATCGACACTACCATCCTTTCTAGGAAAATGTATCTCTTTCTAGCATATGATGGTTCGCTTCATCTCGTATAGGTTGTTTCACTAACCGCGAGGAAAAATTGACATTAACAAAGAAGCTCCTCCGCTAATCGCAAAAATAATCCATAACGGAATAAGAATTGGTAGATACATAAACGTAAGTAACACAAGTGCCGATGCCCATACCCCAGTACACCAATGACAGCTTAATAATTCCCCAATAAACGCTTGTAGACCCTTCCCCTTTATCTCAATAAATTCTTCTTGCTCCCCACTATCGTTCTCCTTGACCACAATCCGATGAAAGGGACTCCTAATCCATTCCGTGATTGAATCATAAACCAATAAATTGGTGACTCGATAGCTGGCCAATACTAATAGTATGAAATCCATCCAATTGATCGACACAGACTCCCCTCCTCTTCTGTAGTTTATGTTTTAGAGGGGTGGAACTTGATTGTGTATTAACAAAAATTGCTGTATTAAATTCAGCTATATAACCTTTCACGTTGCTTTATATGAACGAAATTACTTATTGTCTTCTTATTTTATATAGAAAAGAATCATTCAGTATAAATCACTCTTTTTTCCAAAGAAAAAAACCCCAGAACACAATGTGTACTAGGATTAATAATGGTGAACATACGACTATGTGCCCGTATCCACCTATATTTCTATTTAGATCCAGGAAAACGGCGGACGTTGTTCGCCTTCGTTTTCTTCAGTTACTTCTTCTTTCTCTTCTGTTTCCGCCTCTTCTACTTCCATACGACGTGGGCCGAATAAGCTGTCAAATGGGTTACGACCATCACGGCGGTCATCTTTACGATCATCGTGACGGTCACGACGCGGCTCGATTACTACGTTATCTGCTTGAATGAGGACTTCATCGACTTTAATAACTCTTCTTTTCTCAGACATGCTGTTTACACTCCTTTTGGTGACTTAATCGATACTATCCTATGTGTTTCACCTATTTAGTGTATGGGCTTTGGCCCGGTTTCGTTAGAAAAACATAAGGTAACACACAATCGATAACCTCTCATATTTTAATAGTAATGGATTTAATTTTAGGTTTGAATCATGCGTTGTAATGTGTGCAACATGCATATCTTCAAAAAATACAGGCTAGAGCCCACACAAAAGGAAGTGCGGTACATATTCTATTAAAGACAATTAAGTCAATTCACCAAGAAAGGGGTAATGACACATGGGTTGTGGCAAAAAGTTTGATAGTGGAGATTGCGTAAGAGACATCCTTAAAGAGATTGTAGCTGCACAAAATGATATAGCAGATGATGTTTGCGATTCAAGTTGCGAACAATCAATTAATGATCTATTAGGAGATACTGGGGGTAACAATGGTCTAGATACTGTTCCTGTTCTTCTATATTGTAAAGACTGCAAACCTTTCAAAGGGTTCGGAGCACTTCGTGGAAACGGTCGTGGTAGTGTTGGAGAACTAATGTGCAGCTTCTTCTTCCGTGTAAACGAAGTAGATGATGACTGCGCACTTCTTGAGCTACTTGTTTCTGATGATCATGATGATCACGGTCATAAAGATAAACACGAATCCCCAAAATGCCAAGACATCAGTGATTTAAGAGCAACCGGAATCTGTATCACAGTGGACCTTGACTGTTTCTGTCATATTACTTGTCTTCCAGCTATCAACGCTATCCGTTAATCAACCTAAAAAGCCAGTCTCCCATAAAAGGAGCTGGCTTTTTTGTTTTGATGTAGGAAAACCGCATATGGAGCTTTTAAAATCCTCGCAACACAATATCTTTAATAGATTCAAACGGAAGTTCTACACGAAATGGTCGTTGAAGAATCTTCATGTGTACTATTCCATCTTGATAGTCCTGAATCCAACCTCGATATGATTTTTCTTCTGTCATTACTTCACATTTCATTCGTGGAACTTGAGATGGAAGGTTCACAAAATAATCAACTTTTTCTTCTAAATCCATTTCCTTAAAGCGACTCCGGCGTTTCCGATTGGATAAGGAGCTGTTATTATTTTCTTCAGATTGTGGCTTCTCTTCTTCATCGAGGACTTCTTCTGCTTCTACATCTTCAAACTGTTTTTTTGTTTCCTGGGGTTCAAATGTTGCATCAACCTTACCTTCATCCACTTCTACACCCAATGTATTCTCTTCTTGTCCTTGGGTGGAGTCATCCATATCAAATGCTAAGTCAAATCTACGACGTCGTTTTCGCTCTGATGTAGCCTTTATGGTTTCTGTTTGTACTTCTTTAGTACTTCCTGAATCTGATGGTTTCAGTTCTTGCTTTTTCCGCTCAGAGCGATAGGACGATTGCATTTTAGGCTCGCTACTTTGGAAGTCAGGTTGGGTGATGTAAAGCATCGGCTTTTTGTTCTTCCTTTTCCTTTGTGCCATTCTATACACTCCCCTATCTACATGATTATTCCTTACATTATATGCAGTAGAGTAAGAAATGTGCCCATTTTTTCTATTACACTCACCCTTTT
This genomic stretch from Pontibacillus yanchengensis harbors:
- a CDS encoding YjcG family protein; protein product: MKYGIAIFPSKDIQDVANSYRMRYDPHYALIPPHITLKEAFEEDDEDIEKVVKELSEVAKETNPFSFAIRKLSTFSPVTNTIYMKVEASEELQNLHERLNRTDIPKEDTFNFVPHITIAQKLSDDEHSDVYGSLQMKSFEFEERIDRFQLLYQLDNGSWTVYETFRLGKG
- a CDS encoding CotY/CotZ family spore coat protein codes for the protein MGCGKKFDSGDCVRDILKEIVAAQNDIADDVCDSSCEQSINDLLGDTGGNNGLDTVPVLLYCKDCKPFKGFGALRGNGRGSVGELMCSFFFRVNEVDDDCALLELLVSDDHDDHGHKDKHESPKCQDISDLRATGICITVDLDCFCHITCLPAINAIR
- a CDS encoding CotO family spore coat protein gives rise to the protein MAQRKRKNKKPMLYITQPDFQSSEPKMQSSYRSERKKQELKPSDSGSTKEVQTETIKATSERKRRRRFDLAFDMDDSTQGQEENTLGVEVDEGKVDATFEPQETKKQFEDVEAEEVLDEEEKPQSEENNNSSLSNRKRRSRFKEMDLEEKVDYFVNLPSQVPRMKCEVMTEEKSYRGWIQDYQDGIVHMKILQRPFRVELPFESIKDIVLRGF
- a CDS encoding DUF1360 domain-containing protein, translating into MSINWMDFILLVLASYRVTNLLVYDSITEWIRSPFHRIVVKENDSGEQEEFIEIKGKGLQAFIGELLSCHWCTGVWASALVLLTFMYLPILIPLWIIFAISGGASLLMSIFPRG
- a CDS encoding GNAT family N-acetyltransferase encodes the protein MNIQQTTTEQQKKDAFFVRQKVFVEEQHVSMEEEMDQFDDYANHFVGYEHDAPVAASRLRFLEEYGKLERIAVLKDYRGNSYGKQMILFMEDFVKAEGYSKTKLNAQTRAIRFYESLGYEVISDEEFMDAGIPHKTMTKSLS
- a CDS encoding DUF421 domain-containing protein, producing MVFGQIFVETLIGFLCLFVLTKLLGKSQITQITAFDFISALVLGELVGNALYDKEVGIPQILFAVFLWGILIYTTEIITQKVKRTRALLEGSPTIIIYKGKLQKENLTKGKLDINQLQHLLRAKDIFSLKEVEYAVLETNGTVSVLKKSLQQPTTRNDLNLQPETVPLPRSVITDGEVIWDNLQEVGLDEAWLLDQLKQEQISSPKDVLYAEYKEGEALYVVPY
- a CDS encoding MBL fold metallo-hydrolase, producing MQFKQINDYCYYFHGAVNIGYVHKGDSGMIIDTGIDAQTMKKVLNHLDEHALPVTHLFITHAHSDHYGGGSYLQQDRSIYTFAPYYEEAILRNPSLEPLYLFGGNDPVPELRNKFLEGKPIFIDEVLQEGVYERDGFHFTTYLLPGHSYYQLGILIHDCLYAGDAYFSEEQLIKHKIPFLTDAYHAIQSLYRLKDIRCDGAVPGHGQFEEDFHPTVDANIAYHHELLHMLKQYIQEQEFVSHEEIIAYMCETFKVTVNQLSQWLLFRTAITAYLIALLKQEQIEYQIHQYRWMFTIKEKEKK